From a single Diachasmimorpha longicaudata isolate KC_UGA_2023 chromosome 13, iyDiaLong2, whole genome shotgun sequence genomic region:
- the LOC135168955 gene encoding lipase member H-like isoform X2 translates to MTESSIREESIITSQGFTCPEITPDLAEALTKLQSLSKIPNQSDKINLVLHTRSEDRTIAQNGHLVDIRNSSFNPERKTVVIIHGFLTDSAPNWMGPLVAAYLVYEDVNIIIVDWSMFTVSGDYLGAASNVANTAQQAADLFGDIVKEFGDTISWQGIHMIGFSLGAHVAANIARKLHNYQKVWNISRITGLDPAGPCYQNNPWRLDKSVAPFVDVIHTNGDPNANMPFGIIEPIGHVDFYVNGGDVQPECVQLDSFLEKLIDVFLPGLSCAKCSHEKATLYFIASLELENARTVSPLLGIKWNRRDLSTALDFIYNNTCTTKCMPMGINAHNRDQDSSGIYFVPAGPEKPFNEITEYDKRIIANQLRIKI, encoded by the exons ATGACTGAGTCATCGATCCGGGAAGAATCAATAATCACTTCTCAAGGCTTCACGTGTCCAGAGATAACACCCGACTTGGCTGAGGCGCTGACAAAATTACAGAGTCTGTCAAAAATACCAAATCAGAgtgacaaaattaatttggtATTGCACACAAGATCAGAAGACAGAACGATTGCGCAAAACGGCCACCTCGTCGATATCCGAAATTCGAGTTTCAACCCAGAAAGAAAGACAGTTGTTATCATTCATGGCTTCTTGACAGATTCAGCGCCTAATTGGATGGGACCATTGGTCGCTGCCTACTTGGTTTAC GAAGATGTTAACATAATTATTGTGGACTGGAGTATGTTCACGGTCAGCGGGGATTATCTCGGTGCCGCTAGTAATGTTGCAAATACTGCCCAACAAGCTGCTGA TTTGTTTGGAGACATTGTTAAGGAATTTGGAGATACCATTTCCTGGCAGGGCATACACATGATTGGGTTTAGTCTGGGTGCACATGTAGCAGCGAATATAGCTCGCAAATTGCATAATTACCAGAAAGTATGGAATATTTCGCGAATCACAGGACTAGATCCTGCAGGTCCGTGTTACCAGAATAATCCCTGGAGGTTGGATAAAAGTGTCGCACCATTCGTTGATGTCATTCATACTAATGGAGATCCAAATGCCAATATGCCATTCGGTATAATAGAACCCATAG GTCATGTCGATTTTTATGTCAATGGTGGAGACGTTCAACCGGAATGTGTTCAGCTCGACAGCTTTCTAGAAAAGCTGATAGACGTCTTCCTTCcgg GATTGAGCTGCGCCAAATGCAGCCATGAGAAAGCTACCCTATACTTTATCGCATCCCTAGAGTTAGAGAATGCGAGGACAGTATCTCCATTGTTGGGCATCAAGTGGAATCGGAGGGACTTATCCACAGCATTGGATTTTATTTACAACAATACATGCACCACCAAGTGCATGCCGATGGGTATTAACGCACACAATCGTGACCAAGATTCATccggaatttattttgttccCGCAGGACCCGAAAAACCGTTCAATG AAATTACCGAATATGACAAGCGCATAATCGCGAACcagttgagaataaaaatatag
- the LOC135168955 gene encoding lipase member H-like isoform X1 gives MSSTIFIVLLISTICSRISATTDLDIELMTESSIREESIITSQGFTCPEITPDLAEALTKLQSLSKIPNQSDKINLVLHTRSEDRTIAQNGHLVDIRNSSFNPERKTVVIIHGFLTDSAPNWMGPLVAAYLVYEDVNIIIVDWSMFTVSGDYLGAASNVANTAQQAADLFGDIVKEFGDTISWQGIHMIGFSLGAHVAANIARKLHNYQKVWNISRITGLDPAGPCYQNNPWRLDKSVAPFVDVIHTNGDPNANMPFGIIEPIGHVDFYVNGGDVQPECVQLDSFLEKLIDVFLPGLSCAKCSHEKATLYFIASLELENARTVSPLLGIKWNRRDLSTALDFIYNNTCTTKCMPMGINAHNRDQDSSGIYFVPAGPEKPFNEITEYDKRIIANQLRIKI, from the exons ATGAGTTCAACAATCTTTATCGTACTTCTGATCAGCACAATATGTTCCAGAATATCAGCT ACAACCGACCTAGACATTGAGTTAATGACTGAGTCATCGATCCGGGAAGAATCAATAATCACTTCTCAAGGCTTCACGTGTCCAGAGATAACACCCGACTTGGCTGAGGCGCTGACAAAATTACAGAGTCTGTCAAAAATACCAAATCAGAgtgacaaaattaatttggtATTGCACACAAGATCAGAAGACAGAACGATTGCGCAAAACGGCCACCTCGTCGATATCCGAAATTCGAGTTTCAACCCAGAAAGAAAGACAGTTGTTATCATTCATGGCTTCTTGACAGATTCAGCGCCTAATTGGATGGGACCATTGGTCGCTGCCTACTTGGTTTAC GAAGATGTTAACATAATTATTGTGGACTGGAGTATGTTCACGGTCAGCGGGGATTATCTCGGTGCCGCTAGTAATGTTGCAAATACTGCCCAACAAGCTGCTGA TTTGTTTGGAGACATTGTTAAGGAATTTGGAGATACCATTTCCTGGCAGGGCATACACATGATTGGGTTTAGTCTGGGTGCACATGTAGCAGCGAATATAGCTCGCAAATTGCATAATTACCAGAAAGTATGGAATATTTCGCGAATCACAGGACTAGATCCTGCAGGTCCGTGTTACCAGAATAATCCCTGGAGGTTGGATAAAAGTGTCGCACCATTCGTTGATGTCATTCATACTAATGGAGATCCAAATGCCAATATGCCATTCGGTATAATAGAACCCATAG GTCATGTCGATTTTTATGTCAATGGTGGAGACGTTCAACCGGAATGTGTTCAGCTCGACAGCTTTCTAGAAAAGCTGATAGACGTCTTCCTTCcgg GATTGAGCTGCGCCAAATGCAGCCATGAGAAAGCTACCCTATACTTTATCGCATCCCTAGAGTTAGAGAATGCGAGGACAGTATCTCCATTGTTGGGCATCAAGTGGAATCGGAGGGACTTATCCACAGCATTGGATTTTATTTACAACAATACATGCACCACCAAGTGCATGCCGATGGGTATTAACGCACACAATCGTGACCAAGATTCATccggaatttattttgttccCGCAGGACCCGAAAAACCGTTCAATG AAATTACCGAATATGACAAGCGCATAATCGCGAACcagttgagaataaaaatatag